A region from the Candidatus Tenderia electrophaga genome encodes:
- a CDS encoding transposase: MARFKDYSYEQMTMLPVSFDRQILPGSFEYNLTYLIEECLDPSIFHHRYKNDDGGRPAYDPAILLKVVLLAYSKGITSSRKIEQLCRDNILFIAISANSQPHFTTIADFISSSHQEIEKLFLQVLMVCDQEGLIGKDMFAIDGCKLPSNASKEWSGTQADLKKKKLKMEKAVRRMLSKHREVDKHGLDETIVERQKQQCRKLAKTAKKIQAFLDSHDDRKGVSGRTVQSNITDNDSAKMKTSHGVIQGYTGVATVDAKHQVIVSAEAHGQGQEHNLLKPSLESASANLKLNKQERRQIKITADSGYHNLSALQYLDQEKLDGYIADVGFRSRDPRFKDYERHKPVTRLKPKERFTSNEFKVDLKHKTCICPAGNAMWLQCEETKIGNSLFMKFQGYENDCRHCHLRKRCLRSEQQKSPRQFAVKLGNTKKHQQTSLIEKMKQKIDSAMGRHIYSQRLGTVEPVFGNITSSIGFKRFSLRGKQKVNGQWQLISMIHNIFKIHRYAWNGA; encoded by the coding sequence ATGGCACGCTTCAAAGACTACAGCTACGAGCAGATGACCATGTTGCCGGTGTCGTTTGATCGACAGATACTTCCCGGCAGTTTCGAATACAATCTCACCTATCTCATTGAAGAGTGCCTGGACCCCTCCATTTTTCACCATCGCTACAAAAACGATGATGGCGGGCGTCCAGCTTATGATCCAGCGATCCTGTTGAAGGTTGTTTTGTTGGCCTATTCAAAAGGGATCACCAGCAGCCGCAAGATCGAGCAGCTGTGCCGCGATAACATTCTATTTATAGCCATATCCGCCAATAGTCAGCCTCACTTCACCACCATCGCCGATTTTATTTCCTCCTCTCATCAAGAAATCGAAAAGCTGTTCCTCCAGGTACTGATGGTCTGTGACCAGGAAGGCCTGATCGGCAAAGACATGTTCGCCATCGATGGCTGCAAGCTGCCCAGCAATGCTAGCAAGGAGTGGAGCGGCACCCAGGCCGATCTTAAGAAAAAGAAGCTCAAAATGGAAAAGGCCGTGCGGCGCATGCTCAGCAAACATCGCGAAGTAGACAAGCATGGTCTCGATGAAACGATCGTCGAGCGGCAAAAACAACAGTGCCGAAAGCTGGCCAAGACCGCCAAAAAGATCCAGGCCTTTCTCGACAGCCACGACGACCGCAAAGGCGTCAGTGGTCGCACCGTACAGAGCAACATCACTGATAATGACAGCGCCAAGATGAAAACCAGTCACGGCGTCATTCAAGGCTACACCGGCGTCGCCACCGTTGACGCCAAGCACCAGGTCATCGTCAGTGCTGAAGCCCACGGTCAAGGTCAGGAGCACAACCTGCTCAAGCCCAGCCTCGAATCGGCCAGTGCCAATCTCAAACTCAACAAGCAGGAGCGTCGCCAGATCAAGATCACCGCCGACAGCGGCTATCACAACCTAAGCGCCTTGCAATACCTGGATCAGGAAAAGCTCGACGGCTACATCGCCGATGTTGGCTTTCGATCACGCGATCCCCGTTTCAAGGACTACGAACGCCACAAGCCCGTCACACGGCTCAAGCCCAAAGAGCGCTTCACCTCAAATGAATTCAAGGTCGATCTCAAGCACAAAACCTGTATCTGTCCCGCCGGCAATGCCATGTGGTTGCAGTGCGAAGAGACAAAAATCGGCAACAGCCTGTTCATGAAATTCCAGGGCTATGAAAATGATTGCCGTCACTGTCATCTTAGAAAACGCTGCCTCAGATCAGAGCAACAAAAGAGCCCGCGCCAGTTTGCCGTAAAGCTAGGCAACACCAAAAAACATCAACAAACCAGTCTCATCGAGAAGATGAAACAAAAGATCGACAGTGCCATGGGACGGCATATCTACAGCCAACGACTGGGCACTGTTGAACCTGTATTCGGAAATATCACCAGCAGTATAGGATTCAAGCGATTTAGTCTGCGAGGAAAACAGAAGGTCAACGGTCAGTGGCAATTGATTAGCATGATCCACAACATATTTAAAATACACCGATATGCGTGGAATGGGGCATAA
- a CDS encoding cytochrome D ubiquinol oxidase subunit I — MSGFEPDTVMLARLQFAFTVSFHIIFPAFTIGLASWLAVVEGLYLKTGRRVYEEIYRMWVKIFAVCFGMGVVSGVVMSYQFGTNWSEFSDKVGNVLGPLLGYEVLTAFFLEASFLGIMLFGWGRVSRKMHFAATLIVAVGTLISAFWILAANSWMHTPQGYEIGADGLFYPTSWLQIIFNPSFPYRLAHMVTAAYLTTAFVVGGVGAYYLWRGTHTEPAKIMFGMAMLMAVFVAPLQLFIGHAHGENTLHHQPIKVAAMEGNWERGPNAPLYLFGLPNEATESTDYGVTIPNGASWILTGSADGVVPGLTEVAKEDRPPVAVVFWAFRIMVGVGLAMIITGVIAAVLFLRKRLYARGPFQLWCMAMMPSGFVAVLGGWFVTEVGRQPYTVYEVMRTAESISPVITAQVALSLIAFIVVYTLIFGAGSYYILKLIGKGPGQQAGPYYEHSREAAVTNSLSEATQRRE, encoded by the coding sequence ATGTCTGGATTCGAACCCGATACCGTGATGTTGGCCCGCCTGCAGTTTGCCTTCACAGTTTCGTTCCACATCATCTTTCCGGCCTTCACCATCGGCCTGGCCAGTTGGCTCGCCGTGGTGGAGGGGCTTTATCTGAAAACGGGTCGGCGGGTCTATGAAGAGATCTACAGGATGTGGGTCAAGATCTTCGCCGTCTGCTTCGGCATGGGGGTGGTGTCGGGGGTGGTGATGTCGTATCAATTCGGTACCAACTGGTCCGAATTCTCCGACAAGGTGGGCAACGTCCTGGGTCCCTTGCTGGGCTATGAGGTGTTGACTGCATTTTTCCTCGAGGCCTCCTTCCTGGGCATCATGCTGTTCGGCTGGGGGCGGGTGAGCAGGAAAATGCACTTCGCCGCCACGCTCATCGTCGCCGTCGGCACCTTGATTTCCGCCTTCTGGATCCTGGCCGCCAATAGCTGGATGCACACCCCGCAGGGGTATGAGATCGGCGCCGATGGTCTGTTTTATCCGACCAGTTGGCTGCAAATTATTTTTAATCCCTCATTCCCCTATCGCCTGGCCCACATGGTAACCGCCGCCTATCTCACCACCGCCTTCGTGGTAGGCGGTGTGGGGGCGTATTATTTATGGCGCGGAACGCATACAGAGCCGGCCAAAATCATGTTCGGCATGGCCATGTTGATGGCGGTGTTCGTCGCGCCGCTGCAGCTTTTTATCGGCCACGCCCATGGTGAAAACACGCTGCATCACCAACCCATCAAGGTGGCCGCCATGGAGGGCAATTGGGAACGCGGCCCCAATGCGCCGCTGTATCTGTTCGGTCTGCCCAATGAAGCCACCGAGAGCACGGATTACGGCGTCACCATCCCCAACGGCGCCAGCTGGATACTCACCGGCTCGGCCGACGGTGTCGTCCCCGGTCTGACCGAGGTGGCCAAGGAAGACCGCCCGCCGGTGGCCGTGGTGTTCTGGGCCTTTCGCATCATGGTGGGGGTGGGCTTGGCCATGATCATCACCGGCGTCATTGCCGCCGTGCTTTTTTTGCGCAAACGCTTGTACGCGCGCGGACCGTTCCAGCTCTGGTGCATGGCCATGATGCCCAGCGGTTTTGTCGCCGTGCTGGGCGGTTGGTTCGTGACCGAGGTGGGGCGCCAGCCCTACACGGTGTATGAGGTGATGCGCACCGCCGAGAGTATCTCGCCGGTCATCACCGCCCAGGTGGCCTTGAGCCTGATCGCCTTCATCGTCGTCTACACCCTGATCTTCGGCGCCGGCAGTTATTACATCCTCAAGCTCATCGGTAAGGGTCCGGGGCAACAGGCCGGGCCTTATTACGAGCACAGCCGCGAGGCGGCGGTCACCAATAGTCTCAGCGAGGCGACGCAGAGGAGAGAGTGA
- a CDS encoding ubiquinol oxidase subunit II: MLDFSSWLDLPLIWGGLIAAAVFLYVLLDGFDLGCGILFPFARSDRERNRIMNSIAPFWDGNETWLVLGGGGLFAAFPVAYAVLMPAFYLPVILMLLGLIFRGVAFEFRFKTEGRDRKLWDISFHTGSLLAAFMQGVILGNIVQGVEVSGRSFAGGPLDWANGFAMFTGVALVFGYALLGATWLIWKLEGDAQAWARRMANYVFMFVVLGMVVVSASMPFIDAHIAGLWFSVPNIFLLAPIPMVTMAAFYLLWHDLQRPAERRPFLLTIFIFLMGYVGLLISLYPWIVPFRFTVWQAAAASSSQSLLLVGMLIFLPIILAYTAYSYYVFRGKTDDQSHY, encoded by the coding sequence ATGTTGGACTTTTCGAGCTGGCTGGACCTGCCATTGATCTGGGGCGGCTTGATCGCCGCGGCGGTGTTCCTGTACGTGTTGTTGGACGGCTTCGACCTGGGCTGCGGCATTCTGTTTCCCTTCGCCCGGTCCGACCGTGAGCGCAACAGGATCATGAATTCCATCGCCCCCTTCTGGGACGGCAACGAGACCTGGCTGGTGCTGGGCGGCGGCGGCTTGTTCGCCGCCTTCCCCGTGGCCTACGCCGTCCTCATGCCGGCATTCTATCTGCCCGTCATTCTCATGTTGCTGGGGCTTATATTTCGCGGTGTGGCCTTTGAGTTTCGCTTCAAGACCGAAGGCCGGGACCGCAAGTTGTGGGATATTTCCTTTCATACCGGTTCGCTGCTGGCGGCCTTTATGCAGGGCGTGATCCTGGGCAATATCGTCCAAGGCGTGGAGGTCAGCGGGCGCAGTTTCGCCGGCGGCCCCTTGGATTGGGCCAACGGCTTCGCCATGTTTACCGGTGTCGCCCTGGTGTTCGGCTATGCCCTGCTTGGCGCCACCTGGTTGATCTGGAAGCTTGAAGGCGACGCCCAGGCATGGGCGCGGCGTATGGCCAACTATGTCTTCATGTTCGTCGTTTTGGGTATGGTGGTGGTGAGCGCGAGTATGCCTTTTATAGATGCACACATCGCTGGGCTCTGGTTCAGCGTGCCCAATATCTTCTTGCTCGCCCCCATCCCCATGGTAACCATGGCGGCCTTTTATCTGTTGTGGCACGACCTACAGCGGCCGGCGGAGCGGCGACCCTTCTTGCTCACCATCTTCATCTTTCTCATGGGCTATGTTGGCCTGTTGATCAGCCTATATCCCTGGATCGTGCCGTTCCGCTTTACCGTGTGGCAGGCCGCGGCGGCCTCGAGTTCCCAATCCCTGCTGTTGGTGGGCATGCTCATATTTCTGCCCATCATCCTGGCCTATACCGCCTACAGCTATTATGTCTTCCGCGGCAAGACCGATGACCAATCCCATTATTAA
- a CDS encoding lyase, whose amino-acid sequence MQTSHVLPGLLFTLLFVLAGATPSHAVEAVEITEWRVPWDNSRPRDPWVGGPGRIWFVGQVGDYVASLNPKTGEFRRYDLEPGTGPHTVIADARGAWYAGNRARHIGLIDPHSGVVDKIMMPGDGRGDVHTMDFTSAGDIWFTVQHGNQIGFLDTETREVTLYPVPTPSARPYGLVVGKDDRPWVALFGTHKLATVSDGEVKEFDLPRQDSRPRRLGLDGDGKVWYVDYAAGYLGRYDPRSDKVEEWRTPAAQHAMPYAMGMDHRGRPWFVETGVQPNRFVGFDPATETFTEPVKIGSGGGTVRHMVFDARRQAFWFGTDTNTIGKAALK is encoded by the coding sequence ATGCAGACATCTCACGTTTTGCCGGGCTTGTTGTTTACCCTTCTATTCGTCCTGGCCGGAGCCACGCCGAGCCACGCTGTCGAGGCCGTGGAGATCACTGAGTGGCGCGTGCCCTGGGACAACAGCCGTCCGCGTGATCCCTGGGTCGGTGGTCCCGGGCGTATCTGGTTCGTGGGCCAGGTGGGGGATTACGTCGCCAGTTTGAATCCCAAGACGGGCGAGTTCCGGCGCTATGACTTGGAGCCGGGCACCGGTCCCCACACCGTCATCGCCGATGCGCGCGGCGCTTGGTATGCCGGCAATCGCGCCCGGCATATCGGTTTAATCGATCCGCACAGCGGCGTCGTCGACAAGATCATGATGCCCGGTGACGGCCGCGGCGATGTGCACACCATGGACTTTACCAGTGCGGGCGATATCTGGTTCACCGTGCAGCACGGCAATCAGATCGGCTTTCTCGATACCGAGACGCGGGAAGTGACGCTGTACCCGGTCCCGACGCCATCGGCCCGCCCCTACGGTCTGGTGGTCGGCAAGGACGATCGGCCTTGGGTGGCCTTGTTCGGAACCCACAAGCTGGCCACCGTGTCCGATGGCGAGGTCAAGGAGTTCGACCTGCCGCGCCAGGACAGTCGGCCGCGACGCCTGGGCCTCGATGGCGACGGCAAGGTCTGGTACGTGGATTATGCCGCCGGCTATCTCGGCCGTTATGACCCGCGCAGCGACAAGGTCGAGGAATGGCGCACGCCGGCGGCGCAGCATGCCATGCCCTATGCCATGGGCATGGATCACCGCGGCCGGCCCTGGTTCGTCGAGACCGGCGTGCAGCCCAATCGCTTCGTCGGTTTTGATCCCGCCACGGAGACCTTTACCGAACCGGTTAAGATCGGCAGCGGCGGCGGCACGGTGAGACACATGGTCTTCGACGCACGCCGCCAGGCCTTTTGGTTCGGCACCGATACCAATACCATCGGCAAGGCGGCGCTCAAATAG
- a CDS encoding TonB-dependent receptor: MAQVTARRWLLPCLLALPLTAGGAPAPIIISAPRLAMPLGDFPAAVDVIETPAATQARQGLQLDEALNRVPGVFAQNRYNFAQDVRLSIRGFGARAPFGIRGLRILQDGIPETTPDGQSQVDAIDLLNIRSIEILRGPGAALYGNASGGVVAITTRNGSAARGHGGGLLAGSYGFRRLEAVSEAQGDAARYSLTAHALRLDGYRDQARAEKRLLRLHSQHDLDAGVLSLHLRYLDAPLTEDPGALTRAELAADRRAAAPLAQFLDSHQRAEQLTAGAQWRRPAGAGELRLGGFVTQRDYRQQLPFFGSSQVAYTRDFYGLSLGYQRYLGPTRLLLGVDLERQRDDRTRHCINAALEASCAAPGEPVSGPLALDQRETAQSRGVFVQSDTRLGGGWNLAAGLRQDRIRFTLDDHLQSGAEDLSGAREFDETSASAGLIWQWRPGQRAFINAATAFETPTFTEFANPAGSGGFNPDLQPQQTRSVEVGLRGDAAGLGYDLTAHVTRVRDELVPYELPGDGRTYYRNAGHTLRRGLEAGLDWRPAPPWDLRAALTLNDFRYREFNALDGESLDGKRLPGLPQRQVFLEAAWRPGDVFVIADLLYVGARYADDANTERVAAHSVMNLRAGRQWRAGPLHGEAFVALNNILDRAYIDNLRINAGFGRYFEAAPERNLLLGLRLFYRP, from the coding sequence ATGGCGCAGGTCACGGCTCGGCGCTGGCTGCTGCCCTGCCTGCTGGCGCTGCCGCTGACGGCGGGGGGCGCGCCGGCGCCGATTATCATCTCGGCGCCGCGCCTGGCCATGCCCCTGGGGGATTTCCCTGCCGCCGTGGATGTGATCGAAACTCCGGCCGCCACCCAGGCGCGCCAGGGCCTGCAATTGGACGAGGCGCTCAACCGCGTGCCCGGCGTATTCGCCCAGAACCGCTACAACTTCGCCCAGGACGTGCGTCTGTCGATCCGCGGCTTCGGCGCCCGCGCCCCCTTCGGCATTCGCGGCCTGCGCATCCTCCAGGACGGCATCCCCGAGACTACCCCCGACGGTCAATCCCAGGTGGACGCCATCGACCTGCTCAATATCCGTTCCATCGAGATCCTGCGCGGCCCCGGCGCCGCCCTGTATGGCAACGCCAGCGGCGGGGTCGTGGCCATCACCACCCGCAACGGTAGCGCCGCGCGCGGTCACGGCGGCGGCCTGCTGGCGGGCAGCTACGGCTTCCGACGGCTGGAGGCGGTCAGCGAGGCCCAAGGCGATGCGGCACGTTACTCGCTGACGGCGCACGCGCTGCGCCTCGACGGCTACCGTGATCAGGCGCGTGCGGAGAAGCGCCTGCTGCGGCTGCATTCGCAGCATGACCTGGACGCCGGCGTGTTGAGCCTGCATTTGCGCTATCTGGATGCGCCCCTCACCGAAGACCCGGGCGCCCTGACACGCGCCGAGCTGGCGGCGGACCGGCGCGCCGCGGCCCCATTGGCCCAATTCCTGGATAGCCACCAGCGCGCCGAGCAGCTCACCGCCGGGGCCCAGTGGCGCCGGCCGGCGGGGGCGGGCGAGCTGCGCCTGGGCGGGTTTGTGACGCAACGCGACTACAGACAGCAACTGCCCTTCTTCGGCAGCAGCCAGGTGGCCTATACGCGCGACTTTTATGGTCTGAGCCTGGGTTATCAGCGCTACCTCGGCCCGACCCGGCTGCTACTCGGTGTTGACCTGGAACGCCAGCGCGACGACCGCACCCGCCACTGTATCAATGCCGCCCTGGAGGCCTCCTGCGCCGCGCCGGGCGAGCCAGTGAGCGGGCCGCTGGCCCTGGATCAGCGCGAGACGGCGCAAAGCCGCGGCGTCTTCGTGCAGAGCGACACGCGTCTGGGCGGCGGATGGAACCTGGCCGCCGGGCTGCGCCAAGACCGCATTCGCTTCACTCTCGACGATCATCTACAGAGCGGCGCAGAAGACCTCTCCGGCGCGCGCGAGTTTGACGAGACCAGTGCCAGCGCCGGGCTGATCTGGCAGTGGCGCCCGGGGCAGCGTGCCTTCATCAATGCCGCCACCGCCTTCGAGACGCCCACCTTCACCGAGTTCGCCAATCCCGCCGGCAGCGGCGGCTTCAATCCCGACTTGCAGCCGCAGCAGACGCGCAGCGTCGAGGTCGGACTGCGCGGCGACGCCGCCGGGCTGGGCTACGATCTAACCGCCCATGTCACCCGCGTGCGCGACGAACTGGTGCCCTATGAGCTGCCCGGCGACGGTCGCACCTATTATCGCAACGCCGGCCACACCTTGCGGCGGGGCTTGGAGGCGGGGTTGGATTGGCGTCCGGCACCGCCCTGGGACCTGCGTGCGGCCCTGACCCTGAACGATTTCCGCTACCGCGAATTCAACGCTCTGGACGGTGAATCCCTGGACGGTAAGCGTCTGCCCGGCCTGCCGCAGCGGCAAGTGTTTCTGGAGGCCGCCTGGCGCCCCGGGGATGTGTTTGTGATCGCCGACCTGCTGTATGTGGGCGCGCGCTACGCCGATGACGCCAACACGGAGCGTGTTGCGGCGCACAGCGTGATGAATCTGCGTGCCGGGCGGCAGTGGAGAGCCGGTCCGCTGCACGGCGAAGCGTTCGTGGCCTTGAACAACATCTTGGATCGGGCGTACATCGACAATCTGCGTATCAACGCCGGCTTCGGCCGTTACTTCGAAGCCGCGCCCGAGCGCAATCTCTTGCTTGGGCTGCGTCTTTTCTATCGGCCCTGA